The following are encoded in a window of Aster yellows witches'-broom phytoplasma AYWB genomic DNA:
- a CDS encoding DUF2963 domain-containing protein, with product MKNNNHKNPKNKIFIIWGLFISGVILVLLMLLLLAINKPQPKTDTQNQQHLQSNINAEQEQQTYNRVINKIESEIDKLTQQQEQTPLLKYPPKIRYYDDGIKIFSIEKYNQDTGKLIKDIYYKNDGETIEYTVDYNSDGSILNTFYNPDGTVRDTYHSNE from the coding sequence ATGAAAAACAATAATCACAAAAACCCAAAAAATAAAATATTTATCATTTGGGGTTTATTTATTAGTGGAGTTATTCTTGTTCTTTTAATGCTTCTTTTATTAGCTATTAATAAACCTCAACCTAAAACTGATACCCAAAATCAACAACATTTACAATCTAATATTAATGCCGAACAAGAACAACAAACCTATAATAGGGTTATTAATAAGATAGAATCTGAAATAGATAAATTAACCCAACAACAAGAACAAACTCCATTACTTAAATATCCTCCTAAAATAAGATATTATGATGATGGAATAAAGATCTTTTCCATAGAAAAATATAATCAAGATACAGGTAAATTAATTAAAGACATTTATTATAAAAATGATGGAGAAACAATAGAATATACTGTTGATTACAATTCTGATGGTTCTATCTTAAACACTTTTTATAACCCAGACGGAACTGTTAGAGACACTTATCATTCTAATGAATAA
- a CDS encoding Rep family protein encodes MKLKICELVINSDKINKTKIENILELKKKAIQNYAYILHDKDIYQNEKEATLNGKNIGDLKKPHWHIYLRFNYAHDTKHISQWFNTQDNFVSKIKGRFSDALMYMIHANRSDKHQYDEKAVVSKFDWKSEAQQDIFLREYKIDSRLEEILSKIQSGEIKECNSTNHISIIENNIYSSAIEEAVKYRNNTLKGMDRQMECVFITGLSGCGKTTLAKKIAKNKKYQTYISSGSNDVLDDYSRGEECIILDDLRSNCLGLSDLLKMLDNNTSSSVKSRYKNKVLECKLIIITTVKSIDDFFEDIFKKDESIIQLKRRCKLHIKIDSKYIYSSIWNPLEMKYDLIDKKPNNLLNEFQLKTLSKKEAKEFIKQITNTDDI; translated from the coding sequence ATGAAATTAAAGATTTGTGAACTTGTTATTAATTCTGATAAAATTAATAAAACTAAAATAGAAAATATTTTAGAACTTAAAAAAAAAGCCATTCAAAATTATGCCTATATTTTACATGATAAAGATATTTATCAAAATGAAAAAGAGGCTACATTGAATGGTAAAAATATAGGGGATCTAAAAAAACCTCATTGGCATATATATTTAAGATTTAATTATGCACATGATACAAAACATATTTCTCAATGGTTTAATACACAGGATAATTTTGTTTCCAAAATAAAAGGTAGATTTAGTGATGCTTTAATGTATATGATTCATGCTAATCGTTCTGATAAACATCAATATGACGAAAAAGCAGTGGTTAGTAAGTTCGACTGGAAATCGGAAGCACAACAAGATATTTTCCTGCGTGAATATAAAATAGACTCCCGTTTAGAAGAGATTTTATCTAAAATACAATCAGGAGAAATAAAAGAGTGCAACAGCACTAACCACATTTCTATTATAGAGAATAATATTTATTCTTCAGCAATAGAAGAAGCAGTTAAGTATAGAAACAATACTTTGAAAGGAATGGATAGACAAATGGAATGTGTTTTTATTACAGGTTTAAGTGGTTGTGGTAAAACTACGTTAGCTAAAAAAATAGCTAAAAATAAAAAATATCAAACTTATATTTCATCAGGTAGTAATGATGTTTTAGATGATTATAGTAGAGGCGAAGAATGTATTATTTTAGATGACCTACGTTCTAATTGTCTAGGTTTATCAGACTTATTAAAAATGTTAGATAATAATACTTCATCTTCAGTTAAGAGTCGTTATAAAAATAAAGTTTTAGAATGTAAATTAATTATTATTACAACAGTTAAAAGTATTGATGATTTTTTTGAAGATATTTTCAAAAAAGATGAAAGCATTATTCAATTAAAACGTCGTTGTAAATTACATATTAAAATAGATTCTAAATATATTTATTCTAGTATTTGGAATCCATTGGAAATGAAATATGATTTAATAGATAAAAAACCTAATAATTTATTAAATGAATTTCAATTAAAAACTTTGTCAAAAAAAGAAGCAAAAGAGTTTATTAAACAAATAACTAATACAGATGATATTTAA